The proteins below come from a single Mya arenaria isolate MELC-2E11 chromosome 8, ASM2691426v1 genomic window:
- the LOC128243631 gene encoding arylalkylamine N-acetyltransferase 1-like, whose protein sequence is MAEKKGISSLTDASIEKAFQKTNEECRRPDTELVRLRENQYEDAFTIIKNWDEPLGKSLNLQWSKERESSWRRTFDEGLSLMLLDSNNGEAIGIRIIKQDVKNEEIDPSKIQNDALRKIHTFIHQEVEKSRFYEKYGVEESFHFLGLAVSEKYQKKGHGKYLLEVGVEFVKNLGICPYIHGEGSSAYSQKIYEKIGFETLKEVAFEDYKVNGEIVFKNTGVHKTFKVYGLHCI, encoded by the exons ATGGCGGAGAAGAAAGGTATATCAAGCTTAACCGATGCGTCAATCGAAAAg GCGTTCCAGAAGACTAATGAAGAATGTCGACGTCCTGACACGGAACTAGTTCGGCTAAGGGAGAATCAGTACGAAGACGCCTTTACTATTATCAAGAACTGGGACGAGCCGTTGGGAAAATCACTAAATTTACAATGGTCTAAAGAAAGGGAATCTTCATGGAGAAGGACGTTTGATGAAGGACTCTCGCTGATGCTTTTGGATAGTAACAATGGCGAAGCTATAGGTATACGAATTATAAAACAAGATGTCAAAAACGAAGAGATTGATCCAAGCAAAATACAAAACGACGCCTTGAgaaaaatacacacatttattcaTCAAGAGGTTGAAAAATCCaggttttatgaaaaatatggtGTTGAAGAATCGTTTCATTTCTTAGGATTAGCTGTTTCAGAGAAGTACCAAAAGAAGGGACACGGTAAATATTTACTTGAAGTAGGAGTAGAATTCGTTAAAAACCTTGGAATATGTCCGTATATTCATGGCGAAGGATCGTCGGCGTATTCCCAGAAGATATACGAGAAAATAGGATTTGAGACACTGAAAGAAGTCGCATTTGAGGACTACAAAGTAAACGGTGAAATAGTATTTAAGAATACCGgtgttcataaaacatttaaagtatatGGACTTCACTGCATATAA